The genomic region CTGGGGGCATTGAGCCAATAATTGTCGGATATGGGCTTCAAAATCGGCCTCGGTGCGGGTGGGGCCGACCGTAGCCAGGTCAACTTCTCCCGTAGCCACATTGAAGGAGGCAATGAGAGTTTGGGTGCCATGGCGGATATATTCAAACTCGACTTGGGTACAGCGCCCCGGTTTCATGGGGATGTCGGGCATCCTCCTTTCGAGTGCTTGAATTCCCGTCATTTCATCCACGCTAAAGGTTAACTCCCCTTGTTCGGCTCGAGCTATGGCTTGTTTGTAGAGCTGGCAAATCTCTTGGATTTTCTCGGGCAAGTCTGGGTCGGGGGGGGTGGAGCCAATAGTGGCTCTGGTGGGGTTTGAGTTCGGCTTCCTCTAGCAGTCGTCCCACATGACGCGGACTGATGCTCTCGACAATTCCTTGCTTGACCAACTCGTCGGCGAGTTCTGGAGCTGTCCAATGGCTAATCGGTCGCCCGTACTGTTCGGGGGGCGCACAAGCCAGTGCATAGAGTTGAGTGATTTGTTCGAGGGTAAACGTCGGCGGCGTCCCCGGACGCGGGGCATCCTGTAGTCGCTCTTCAACGCAGCTTTCCCCTTGACTCATTTCCAGCCAACGGAAGCGAGCGCGCCGACTCATCTCTTTGCTAATCCCTAGCTCTCGCGCAATTTCCCCATGTCCTTTGCCTTGGTCAGCTTGCAAAATGATCTTCCCCCGTAAAGCCATCTGCTGTGAACTCTTCCGACGCCTAAGCAATTTTTCTAATTCACTGCGCTCGGCTTCGCTCAAGCTAATGGGGGAGGCAGCTAGTCTAGGCATTGCAGAGAAATCCTTTTCGCGCTCTCTTTTACATAGTAAGCTCATTTCTGCCAGGCTGTACTAGAGCCCTTCGATGACACCAACTCATTTATCAAATAGAGAATTGCTGGAGATTGCGGGGGAATCACGCGGCGATCGAGGATTCTTGCGGACTTTGCTAAACTAATCGGATTGCCGGGTTCTCGCACGCACCGCGTCCGCCAGAGGATCCGGATCGAGCGTTCAACCGATCGATGGGGAAATGGGCCAATGATTCAAACCCGTACACGTCAGGAAACCTTAAAGCCAGAGAATTTAAAGCAGGAAAACTTAAAAGTTATTGCCCGGTTGTTGCAAGAACGCCTGCATTTAGAACTGCCCCAGCGCTTACCCGTGCGAATTCAATGTGCGCTTCACCACGGACAACTGCTGGTGCTCGCGGAACATCGGCCCGGGGTACGCGCCCAAGTTGGCGAAACCTTTGAAGCCCTGACCCAGGCGATCGCCGCCTTGATTCCCGATCTGGCCGAAGATCTCAAACTCTACTTGAGAGTCGCCGGGCACGAGCGCCCTTATGCCTTTGAAGCCTTGCGGTCCACCTCGGGGAAACCCGCCGCCGAGACGACTCCGGACGAGGATACTTCTTTGCACTCGCCCGGGGAAGACCCGTTGGCAGACAGATCCGATGAAAGCGAAGACGAAGAAAGCGCGATCGCCCTCGCCGTCAGCGCCTTTCCACCGAATCCGTTCGACGAACTCGCCCTCGACCCTCAAGATGCCGAGCAGATCGCGGTCCGACCGCAACAAAAACGGGCGAGAAAGCCCGCGCCGCCGTGGCTGGTGCCGTTGTCCGCCTCGATCGTCACGGCCCTCGTGGCGGGGGGCAGTGCCTTTTACGCCCTCAGTCGGCCCTGCGCGATCGGACGATGCGAACTCATCGATCGCGCCGAACAGTTGAGCCAAGGATCCGCCGCCGAACTGCAGGCGGTCGAGTACAAACACCAATTACTCGACATTCACGAAAAACTCGACAAAGCGACGACGATGCTCGAACGGATTCCTTCGTGGTCCGGGGCGAGCGATCGCGCCGCGACCTTGATTAGAAGCAACCGCGTCCAACTCGACGGCATTACCGAAGTCGTCGCCGCCCTCGATCGCGGCTTGGCGACTGCCGAAAGCGCCAAAAATCCGCCGCATTCCGTCGAGATCTGGCAGGACGTAGCCGCCGGGTGGGACGAGGCGATCGCCCAACTCGAAGCAGTTTCTCCGGACAGTCCGGTGTACCCGTTTGCCCGGGAAAAATTGCAAGAATATCGCCAAAACCGCACGGCGATCGATCGCCGCATCGACAACGAACGACAAGCTCAAGCGCAACTTCAATCGGCGCAATCGGCGGGTCAAGTGATTAAAGCCCGTCAAGGGGTCGCCCAGACGACGGGAAGTTGGGAACGGATTATCGCCAGTTGGGATGAGGCGATCGCCCAATTGGAACGGATTCCCGACGGCACCACGGCGGTTCGACAAGCCCGCCAATTGATTGCCGCCTACCAAACCGAAGCGACCCGCGCCCGCGATCGCCTCTACGAAGAACAACTCGCCCAAAACGCCTACGATCGCGCCGTTCTCGAAGTCGATCGCGCCGAAGGCTTCCAACAGCAAAATCAATGGACCCTCGCCGTGGAAGCCTGGACGAATGCCAGCACTTACCTCGAACAAATTCCCCTGGGAACCTACCCTTACGCCAAAGCAGCCAAATTAGG from Oxynema aestuarii AP17 harbors:
- a CDS encoding helix-turn-helix domain-containing protein yields the protein MPRLAASPISLSEAERSELEKLLRRRKSSQQMALRGKIILQADQGKGHGEIARELGISKEMSRRARFRWLEMSQGESCVEERLQDAPRPGTPPTFTLEQITQLYALACAPPEQYGRPISHWTAPELADELVKQGIVESISPRHVGRLLEEAELKPHQSHYWLHPPRPRLARENPRDLPALQTSHSSSRTRGVNL